In a genomic window of Saccharothrix sp. HUAS TT1:
- a CDS encoding carbon-nitrogen hydrolase family protein, with protein sequence MRVALCQINSSTDPAANLDLVRSGVERAAAAGARVVVFPEATMCRFGVPLGPVAEPLDGPWADAVRGIADEHGVVVVAGMFTPAPDGRVANTLLVTGAGHHLGYDKIHLFDAFGFAESRTVAPGAEPVVVEVDGVGLGLATCYDVRFPELFRALADRGATAVLLCASWGSGPGKREQWEVLVRARALDCTSWVLACGQADPGVDHGGAPTGIGFSTVASPLGEVVERLAGAPGMVVTEVDAEGVAEARQVLPVLANRRL encoded by the coding sequence ATGCGTGTCGCCCTGTGCCAGATCAACTCCTCCACCGACCCGGCGGCGAACCTGGACCTGGTCCGCTCGGGCGTCGAGCGCGCGGCGGCGGCGGGCGCGCGCGTGGTGGTGTTCCCGGAGGCCACGATGTGCCGGTTCGGCGTGCCCCTCGGCCCGGTGGCCGAGCCGCTGGACGGGCCGTGGGCCGACGCGGTGCGCGGCATCGCCGACGAGCACGGCGTGGTCGTCGTGGCGGGCATGTTCACCCCCGCGCCGGACGGCCGGGTGGCCAACACCCTGCTGGTCACCGGCGCGGGTCACCACCTGGGCTACGACAAGATCCACCTGTTCGACGCGTTCGGCTTCGCCGAGTCGCGGACGGTCGCGCCCGGCGCCGAGCCGGTGGTGGTCGAGGTCGACGGGGTCGGGCTCGGCCTGGCCACCTGCTACGACGTGCGGTTCCCGGAGCTGTTCCGGGCGCTGGCCGACCGGGGCGCGACGGCCGTGCTGCTGTGCGCGTCGTGGGGCTCGGGGCCGGGCAAGCGGGAGCAGTGGGAGGTGCTGGTCCGGGCGCGGGCGCTGGACTGCACGTCGTGGGTGCTGGCCTGCGGCCAGGCCGACCCGGGTGTCGACCACGGCGGCGCGCCGACGGGCATCGGTTTCAGCACGGTGGCCTCGCCGCTCGGCGAGGTGGTGGAGCGGCTGGCCGGCGCGCCGGGCATGGTCGTGACCGAGGTGGACGCCGAGGGCGTGGCCGAGGCGCGGCAGGTGTTGCCGGTGCTCGCGAACCGGCGGCTCTGA
- a CDS encoding ABC transporter substrate-binding protein — MRPLLPTLVVAAVLVAAGCTGTTTPSAEGTSDGSALVLADPLEPTTLNPLLGYGREGVSKLYDGLVEHRADGSVRPQLAVDAPTPARDGLSWTVELREGVRFTDGTDFGPEDVVATYRALLDPALASTERTAFAELTGVEQLDVRTVRFTLARPWAAFPHMLVLGILPSEALGRPLADVPAVGTGPYKLVEWRKGDRMVLEANAGYFGGEPEIRKLTVVFVPDDNTRAQRLRAGEFDGAELPPRLAASFDGASGMRVIAHRSADLRAVTLPTGPVTGDPAIRMALNHAVDRKGMVDNLLGGKGAVASTPIPDELPEFVETGARFAHDKAQAELLLDQAGWARGADGVRARDGVPARFTLMYPIGDVVRADLATAFAADARAVGVDVQLAGLSWEAVAPRLGVDALLHGGGTPFDPDLMTYQPLHTGNPWGYSNPQVDAALAAGRTLLDPAQRAAAYKQFQRAYVAGPGMVVLASVQHTYVVRENWNGYQQVVDPHAHGALSWGPWWNLEKWTPR, encoded by the coding sequence GTGCGCCCCCTCCTCCCCACGCTCGTCGTCGCTGCCGTCCTCGTCGCGGCGGGGTGCACCGGCACGACGACACCGAGCGCCGAGGGGACCTCGGACGGCAGCGCGCTCGTGCTGGCCGACCCGCTGGAGCCGACCACGCTGAACCCGCTGCTCGGCTACGGCCGCGAGGGCGTGTCGAAGCTGTACGACGGCCTGGTGGAGCACCGCGCGGACGGCTCGGTGCGACCGCAGCTCGCGGTGGACGCCCCCACGCCCGCCCGGGACGGGCTGAGCTGGACGGTGGAGCTGCGCGAGGGCGTGCGGTTCACCGACGGCACCGACTTCGGTCCCGAGGACGTGGTGGCCACCTACCGGGCGCTGCTCGACCCGGCGCTGGCCTCCACCGAGCGGACCGCGTTCGCGGAGCTGACCGGCGTCGAGCAGCTGGACGTGCGCACCGTGCGGTTCACCCTGGCCAGGCCGTGGGCGGCGTTCCCGCACATGCTGGTGCTCGGCATCCTGCCCAGCGAAGCGCTCGGCAGGCCGCTGGCCGACGTGCCGGCGGTCGGCACCGGCCCGTACAAGCTGGTGGAGTGGCGCAAGGGCGACCGGATGGTGCTGGAGGCCAACGCGGGCTACTTCGGCGGCGAGCCGGAGATCCGCAAGCTGACCGTGGTGTTCGTGCCGGACGACAACACGCGCGCCCAGCGGTTGCGGGCGGGCGAGTTCGACGGCGCCGAGCTGCCGCCCCGGCTGGCCGCGTCGTTCGACGGCGCGAGCGGCATGCGGGTGATCGCGCACCGCAGCGCCGACCTGCGCGCGGTGACGCTGCCGACCGGCCCGGTGACCGGCGACCCGGCGATCCGGATGGCGTTGAACCACGCGGTCGACCGCAAGGGCATGGTGGACAACCTGCTCGGCGGCAAGGGCGCGGTGGCGAGCACGCCGATCCCGGACGAGCTGCCGGAGTTCGTCGAGACCGGCGCGCGGTTCGCGCACGACAAGGCGCAGGCCGAGCTGCTGCTGGACCAGGCCGGCTGGGCGCGCGGCGCGGACGGCGTGCGGGCCCGCGACGGCGTGCCCGCCCGGTTCACCCTGATGTACCCGATCGGCGACGTGGTGCGCGCCGACCTGGCCACCGCGTTCGCCGCCGACGCCAGGGCGGTCGGCGTCGACGTGCAGCTGGCCGGGCTCAGCTGGGAGGCCGTCGCGCCGAGGCTGGGCGTGGACGCGCTGCTGCACGGCGGCGGCACCCCGTTCGACCCGGACCTGATGACCTACCAGCCGCTGCACACCGGCAACCCGTGGGGCTACTCGAACCCGCAGGTGGACGCCGCCCTGGCCGCCGGGCGCACGCTGCTGGACCCGGCGCAGCGGGCGGCGGCGTACAAGCAGTTCCAGCGCGCGTACGTGGCCGGGCCGGGCATGGTGGTGCTGGCCTCGGTGCAGCACACGTACGTGGTCCGGGAGAACTGGAACGGCTACCAGCAGGTCGTGGACCCGCACGCGCACGGCGCGCTGTCGTGGGGCCCCTGGTGGAACCTGGAGAAGTGGACGCCCCGGTGA
- the nadC gene encoding carboxylating nicotinate-nucleotide diphosphorylase — MKHGLDLEDARRVIAAALAEDLRYGADATTEATVAADAVAVAELTPRVAGALAGIPVALEAFRQVTDVEVLEQREDGDKAVPGEPALVLRGPVRGLLTAERTALNLLCHLSGVATLTAAWVAEVEGTGAAVRDSRKTLPGLRLLEKYAVRCGGGVNHRLGLGDAVLIKDNHVRAAGSVRAAMAAVRAHAPHLECEVEVDSLDQLDEAVAEGAELVLLDNFTVADCAEAVRRVAGAVRLEASGGLTLDVARAYAGTGVDYLAVGGLTHSAPALDLGLDLR, encoded by the coding sequence GTGAAGCACGGACTCGACCTGGAGGACGCGCGTCGCGTGATCGCGGCGGCGTTGGCGGAGGACCTGCGCTACGGCGCGGACGCGACGACCGAGGCGACGGTGGCCGCGGACGCGGTCGCGGTGGCCGAGCTGACCCCGCGCGTGGCCGGCGCGCTGGCCGGCATCCCGGTGGCGCTGGAGGCGTTCCGGCAGGTCACCGACGTGGAGGTGCTCGAACAGCGGGAGGACGGCGACAAGGCCGTCCCCGGCGAGCCCGCGCTGGTCCTGCGCGGACCGGTGCGCGGCCTGCTCACCGCCGAGCGCACCGCGTTGAACCTGCTGTGCCACCTGTCCGGCGTGGCCACGTTGACCGCGGCCTGGGTGGCCGAGGTCGAGGGCACCGGCGCGGCCGTGCGGGACTCCCGCAAGACCCTGCCGGGCCTGCGGCTGCTGGAGAAGTACGCGGTCCGCTGCGGCGGCGGCGTCAACCACCGGCTCGGGCTCGGCGACGCGGTGCTGATCAAGGACAACCACGTGCGGGCCGCCGGTTCGGTGCGGGCGGCGATGGCCGCCGTGCGCGCCCACGCGCCGCACCTGGAGTGCGAGGTCGAGGTGGACTCGCTCGACCAGCTGGACGAGGCCGTCGCCGAGGGCGCGGAACTGGTGCTGTTGGACAACTTCACCGTCGCCGACTGCGCCGAGGCGGTGCGCCGGGTGGCGGGCGCGGTCCGGCTGGAGGCGTCCGGCGGGCTGACGCTGGACGTGGCCAGGGCCTACGCCGGGACCGGCGTCGACTACCTGGCCGTCGGCGGCCTCACGCACTCGGCCCCGGCGCTCGACCTGGGGCTCGACCTGCGCTAG
- a CDS encoding DUF2382 domain-containing protein, with translation MINQAEVDRLYDCDVIDEHGERIGSVKQVWLDDRDGRPMWASVHTGLFGLKESFVPIQDATLGEGVVRVHVDKEQVKDAPKIDVSDEHMSDRQQDELYEHYGLIPAHRSGDHDRLPGRDRADTTPIPTAGQTRDEIRGETRAEARGETRGDVRGQTAAPMPTSGQHARHGTGDSVTRFEEDLHVGTREVDAGRVRLVKHTVTEHKDVSVPVSHEEVRVVREPAEGTATEGAFADEEAEVTLRRQEPVVDKTTRPVEQVRLEKQTVTEQQHVRDDVRSEQVDVERDDRTGRRDS, from the coding sequence ATGATCAACCAGGCCGAAGTGGACCGCCTGTACGACTGCGACGTGATCGACGAGCACGGAGAGCGGATCGGCTCGGTGAAGCAGGTCTGGCTCGACGACCGGGACGGCCGGCCGATGTGGGCCTCGGTGCACACCGGCCTGTTCGGCTTGAAGGAGTCGTTCGTGCCGATCCAGGACGCCACCCTGGGCGAGGGCGTCGTCCGGGTGCACGTCGACAAGGAGCAGGTGAAGGACGCGCCCAAGATCGACGTGTCCGACGAGCACATGTCCGACCGCCAGCAGGACGAGCTGTACGAGCACTACGGCCTGATCCCGGCCCACCGCAGCGGCGACCACGACCGCCTGCCGGGCCGCGACCGCGCCGACACCACGCCCATCCCGACCGCAGGCCAGACCCGGGACGAGATCCGCGGCGAGACGCGTGCCGAAGCACGCGGCGAGACGCGTGGCGACGTGCGCGGGCAGACCGCCGCGCCGATGCCGACCTCGGGCCAGCACGCCCGTCACGGGACCGGCGACTCGGTCACCCGCTTCGAGGAGGACCTGCACGTCGGCACCCGCGAGGTGGACGCCGGCCGGGTGCGCCTGGTCAAGCACACCGTGACCGAGCACAAGGACGTCTCGGTGCCGGTGAGCCACGAGGAGGTCCGCGTGGTGCGCGAGCCGGCCGAGGGCACGGCCACCGAGGGCGCGTTCGCCGACGAGGAGGCCGAGGTCACCCTGCGCCGCCAGGAGCCGGTGGTCGACAAGACGACCAGGCCGGTGGAGCAGGTGCGGCTGGAGAAGCAGACCGTGACCGAGCAGCAGCACGTGCGCGACGACGTGCGCAGCGAGCAGGTGGACGTGGAGCGCGACGACCGGACCGGGCGGCGCGACTCCTGA